AGTTTCATGAGCTCATATGTAAAGAGTTAGATTGTTTTTTATGCTTTGTTAAGAACTTACTAATCATATAAATGATGTACAGTATTTTAAACCAGTAGTAAAGGAATTATTAATtggtgttattattattaggagTAAATAATTCTCACTTTAGATTAGGTCACAAAGCATCGGCCTTTAAAACAACCTTTATTGGACAATAATTGCATTCATATTCAGTTGTCTTTAAAATGCCTACAAATATATTAAGCACGTACACATGTTGGATTTTTGTGTTTTATGAGGACTTTCCATATAAAATAATGACTTctgtactgtacaaactgtattgtTTTCATCCCTCTTAGTATTTTAAGATGATCTCATGAttttttgtatgtatttattgtCAGTTCATCTGCCACACCCACAATTTAAACATCCAATCaagaaaatgcataaaaaacaacaactcccCATTCCAAAATGTTTTACCCATTAACCCATTAAACTCTCATATACGTCACAATACAGAAGAAAAGATCTGTTGCTTCTTCCATTTCATCATATCTTTAAACACCTATATTTTGCTTACCATAAAGGCGCTGGATGCCCCAGATATCATCTTGAGCGATGTTCCGCTGACCCGTGTACGTGGCATTGGGGTGCATTAATGCATTAGGGTCCCGTGAATGCCAGAGGCCTAAAGCGTGACCGATTTCATGAGCAGCTACCTGAACCAGGTCATTCAGCCACACACCTGTGCGGAGacaaagtacacacacacaacacacttttatgtaatttttGAGTTTAAACATTTCACATTTTTGAAACACCACTTAATGAAGCATCAGAACATTTACAGCGCTTGATTCGAGTCAGTGGTTTGGAGCTtcaagtcacatgatttcagaaAACAAGGCTTTATTACATTATCATACAAAGCATTTCAAAAATTCAATGGTTTGCCACTAGATGATGTTGATCTTGTGAACCTAATTTGAACCTAACCTAACCACAGTCAAATTAAagcttttttatttacaaaatggCACATTTCGACCAGTCAGGTCTTCATCAggcacaatggccctcatttatcaaaagtgcgtacaccaaatttccagcgtacaccttgcgtacacccaaacccacggtgactttgagatttatcaatatggacgttggcatACGGcgcgctcaaatcctacgccagctcaggaggtggtgtacacacgtttgagttagtgggaaaatgcgcagaaaaacaattcctaacaccacaaaacgcactggcAAGAtctgctatatgacccactgttaaaaaccacaacaacaacattcagtgtttatttttgtgcaacatgaacgtcaatgtttaatttgtgtgactttaccaaagcgtttgatttgtaggcatatgtattcctccagtcgcgagcctgtgcgctttatctgacgtttcaggcccgcctggcccggcagctgcgcacgcactgggactaaaataattcagactgacaaaataataaaaatgaccttcttttaaataataataaaatcaataaaaacaacattcttcttctaaataacaagcgtcattaagagtaataatcataataataagaagaatcttacaaattgtcatgtaattattaatgttaatgaatcttactccacatcatcatcactattgtacaccccaatacatgtgccgtgatacgaaattaaatgctaattttttcaaaacgtgctgtaaaataatgcattgtgatggtaatttatcatccaaacagctatttaaactgctggagtgcgcttctcaacctccacactattaacagtactcgttatttgtgtccatattttgtttttgtgggtgcctttaattccactctttaaactcccaaataaaacaatttcgggttttttttccacttccctggtgatggtctcgatgggcgcgtctcaatcatctcaatagttcagtagtcagggcactgatcagggagtcagcccattgacttatgttctaatcagtgccctgactagtggactagtgagatgattgagcgcgcccgatctccacgtcggagaagtttcgcttctttgccgtcttctgtttgtccatggcgtaaaatgagggcgtgggggaggcggagacttgaatatataggggcgtgttattctaatgacgatcgttttcagccgcggcatttatcaagggcaggtattgcgtacacctggactgcagaggtgcgcacagcttcataaatcaggcggtgagaggagtgtaagcataatcttacgccaacatatacacccgtttctacgcaagattgataaatgagggccaatgtgattggttgatacgTTGTGCAGTTTTGTAAATAAACTTTCTGAATATGCACACCAGGGGCCCGTTCTTCGTATCTCGCTTAATACATCCGAGATGACTTGGCGACACACGATCGACAAACTTTAAACTATGCTACGCTATATTCTGTTGCCCACTGTCATACTCAAGTCTTTTTCAGTAACCTTgtctttatttgaaaaaaatatgattcCCCGAGCACACAAACTTTCTGAGTTGGCTACACTTTCTTCGCCACTGATTAAaagtaatgtaaaaatgtatgatcATTGAGCAGAGTGATATCTGTATTCTGACCGGCACATCCACCCACTTTCATAAATAAAGGTATTAGATCAGCACCTTGTTTCCAGCTGAAGCGGGACTTTCCCAGAATCCAGAATTCATGGTTGTCAAAGTGGATCTCTCCACGTGGAGGAAGGAAGGCGTGGGCCAGCTCACCGTTCAGTCCGTCAAAACACGGGTGCAATGGAGACCACCAGCAATCGGTGTGATTGTACGTGTAGAATCCTGTCTCAGAAAAATGAAAGTTTCATGCAAAAAtgggagattaaaaaaaaaactgtataaaatccTCAGTCAGCCTGCCAAAGTGCACAAGCCTGATGTTTTGGCTCTTTTCCCGCAGATTTATTTACCTATAGTGATGTCAGCACTTTTGTTGAGGTTGGTGATTTCAGTGAAAGTCAGAGGAGAAACATCACTCCATTTTGTGAAGGCGATGCTGATAGCTTTGCGGGTATCATCTTTATTCAGTGTGTTGGGGAACTTTGTGATCCTTTAAGAGGGAGAAACACAAATTACTTCcagccttaaaaaaaaaaaaaaaaaaaaaaaaaaaaacggctgACACGCATTTCAAAGAGTCTTTGTGTCTGCTATCAATCAGAAAGCACATTTACAAAAGCTCAACACTCCTGAAATCAATCTGCTGTTCCCAAAATATCCATTATCATCAGAACCCCGATTACTTCTTTTGTCCACCTCCTGTTCATAATTTAAGCATTTACCAATCATAGCCATTAATAGAAAAGCTTTACTCCAGAAAGTCAATTATAAAGTGTATTAAATGAATGTGTTTATTGATTTCCTGGTAGTCTCCTGTGTCTCTCTCACTTGTAAGTGACGTTGAAATGCTCCCACTTGTATCCCAGTGGGTTGATAGCATAGCGTTTAGATCGGGCCGGACCTCGATGAGCCCTCGTGTCCACAGGTGCCGGTACCCGCACACATGGTTTATGGAGCTGAATACTGGTCACCTGAAAGGAAGATAGAAAAAGAGAAGATTATATATTGTGCGTTTTATTTTGTACACCGTTAACATGGCGTGTTCAAGTCATATTTACGAGTTGGGAAGTCGTGTTTATGATGACATCAGGTGTCTTCAAgtcataatttaatgataatttcAAGTCATAATGAAATGAATTTAATCAGTGCAAGATGGAAGTGTACCGTCTCTTAATTAACTacacaaaa
The nucleotide sequence above comes from Pseudorasbora parva isolate DD20220531a chromosome 16, ASM2467924v1, whole genome shotgun sequence. Encoded proteins:
- the mmp23bb gene encoding matrix metallopeptidase 23bb; translation: MCDLNMHWVCSCALLLMVLDNAVAVPAWTKHTVTSIQLHKPCVRVPAPVDTRAHRGPARSKRYAINPLGYKWEHFNVTYKITKFPNTLNKDDTRKAISIAFTKWSDVSPLTFTEITNLNKSADITIGFYTYNHTDCWWSPLHPCFDGLNGELAHAFLPPRGEIHFDNHEFWILGKSRFSWKQGVWLNDLVQVAAHEIGHALGLWHSRDPNALMHPNATYTGQRNIAQDDIWGIQRLYGCLDKKRVCDPWARLGFCERRRSFMKKNCPQRCDLCYEPLDAVSTPTPPPENVKIKIVPRGKVVGFRCGTKNTRVPPKVSWYKDGEQLLTSIPGYIVIKDRDLRLVANEFNEGTYTCRIHRRGTVVSANSWAIRLKPEQSSNNS